The proteins below are encoded in one region of Scylla paramamosain isolate STU-SP2022 chromosome 8, ASM3559412v1, whole genome shotgun sequence:
- the LOC135102915 gene encoding low-density lipoprotein receptor-related protein 8-like, protein MPLLDEMVLQCGIDECREKNGGCGHLCVSTVELNYYCQCQPGYRLIKKFNCEGEDLSVTLQSVFSNILALHLYI, encoded by the exons atgcctcttctg GATGAGATGGTGCTGCAGTGTGGCATTGATGAGTGCCGGGAGAAGAATGGGGGGTGTGGGCACCTCTGCGTCAGCACTGTGGAGCTGAACTACTACTGCCAGTGCCAGCCAGGGTACAGACTCATCAAGAAGTTTAACTGTGAAGGTGAAGACTTGAGTGTCACTCTTCAgtctgtattctcaaacatcttGGCCCTTCATCTCTACATCTGA